The following is a genomic window from Dehalococcoidia bacterium.
GTCCGCCTGAATGGGCATGAAGTGGTCGAACACGGATGCCCAATCGAAGCCGAGGTCCTCTGCCTTCCTCCAGAGGTCCAGGTAGTCCGCAAAGGTCGTATTCTGCGGCCCTGAGTGAATTCCGAACCTTATCTGGCCCTGAAAGATCTGCACTGCGTCCCTCCGTGTCCTGGCGTCCGCTATTCTGGCACTTCGGCGGCCGCTTCGGACATATTCCGCCCCGGCGTGCAGGCGGCGGACAAACCGCGTAGACTTCGTTTGGCCATGTTTCCGGCAACTCGGCCGAATCTCTAGACGAGAGAAAGGAAGAGGTGAAGCATGGTTAGGTGGCTCTTGGTGGGTGTAGCCCTTTTCGCGGGCAGCGCCGGCGTCGCGGGCGCGCTCGCGCAGCACGACGGCTCGCGTGGCGCTCAGGTGGCTTCCGTCACCGAAGCGGGTTCGCAGGCGGCGGAAGCGGCCGCATCCGGCGCCGGCGCGCCAGGCCTCGAGGTCGCAGCTGCGGCGCGCGAGCGCGGACGAGAGGACGAGAGCGAGCGCCCGGCCTCCGCCCTGCAGGGCCTTGGCCAGCAGGACTGTGAAGAAGAGGCGACGACGCACGGCTGCGCCGTGCGGACCGCCGTCCACGAGGCCCAGGAGGCCACGGACCCCGGTCCCGAACGTGGCGTCGCTGTGAGCACGGCGGCGCGGACGGCCGACTGCAGCATGCTGCCCGAAGGCGCGCAAGCCGCCTGCGCCAAGCGCGCCGAAAAGGCTCACCCGAACGCGGACGGCGTCCCGGGCAATAAGCCCTCCGCTGCCGCGGCGCCCTCCTCCAGCCCGGGCAAAGGCAAAGGGCCCAAGCCGAAGTAGCGCGCATTTAGCCCACGGGAGTCACTGGCATCTTGATCGCAGCGGGCCGATAATTAGCCGGCCCAGGGCTAGACCTGCGAGGCAAGCCCTGCCGCGAGAGGGCTGCCATGCGCTGCGCAAGATGTAACTCCGAGCTTCAACCCGGCGACAAGTTCTGTGCCGAATGCGGGCTACCAGTACCTCCCGCGGCGCAGGAGACGCCCCCAACGGAGCCCGCCGCACCTGCGCCACCGGAGCCCGCGCCGGCTGAGCCAGTGGCGTCCGCGGCGCCCGCGACTGCCGTCCCACCGGAGCCCACGACTCCACCGCCGTCCCACCAGCCCGCGCCTTCCCCGCCGCCGGCGCGGACCGCTCCCGCGCCCGGTGCTGCGCTGGGTGGCGTCCCGCCGTTCGCCCTGGCAGCCGCGGCCGCGGCCGTCCTGGGCATCGCCGCTCTGGTCTATTTCGTGGTCCTCGGCGGCGATGGCGCCGAGGGTGCCGGCCTCAATCCCGCGAGGGCGGACGAGCTGGCCGCGGCCGCGATGTTTGGCGTCGGCGACCTCCCCGGCTCGGGCTGGCGCCTCACCGAGGTCGACGAAGACGATGACTCGCTCTTTGCCGACGAATTCCCGGACTCCCCCGCCTGTGCGAAGGTCGCGCCCGCATTCCAGGCCGTGGAGCGCTCCCGGCCCCAGCGCGTGGGGTCGGCGCAACGCGCCTTCCAGCGCGCAGCCGGCCGCACCGAGCCAACGAACGTCGAGGCGGAGGTCAGCGTCTACGCTGACGCCAAGTCCATCAGTTCGATCTTCGAAAACTTCAAGAAGGCCGTCGAAAGCGCCGACTTCCAGAAGTGCCTTCAGGAGCTCTTCGAGGAGGGCCTTGGCAGCGGCGAGACGCTGACGGTCAAGAAGGTCTCGCCGTATGCCTCGGCTCCGTCCGGAGGCACGGCGCTGGCTTACGAGCTCGAGTTTCGCTCCCGCAGTGAGCAGCTCAAGCTGCGCCTCGAGGTCTATTACTGGCGCTTTGGCAACACCGTTGCCGTGGTCACGCTTTCCGGCGACCCGGCCCAGTACGGGGCCGACGTCGCCAGGGCAGCGGTCGGAAAGCTCGATTCCGGTCTCGACGCCGCTGCCAGCGCCAACCCTCCGACGGCCATTCCCGCCGTCGTTGGGACGAATACTCCTGCCCGTTCCCCCCTGGCCCAGGCTACCACCCGCCCGGGGACCGCCGTGGCGACTGGCACGGCGCGGCCTTCAGGTACTGCCACGTCGCGCTTCGGCCGGTTGGCTGACCTCAACAGCTTCAAGTCCAGCCTGAAGATCTCCGGCTTCGGCGGGCCGCTCGCCGAACTCCAGGCCTTCTTCGGCGGCGGCCTTACGGGCACGCCTTCGCCCAACCAACAGGTGTCTTTCGAGGTGGAAGGCGTGTACGTAAAGCCGGAACGCGGCCAGCAGACGATCAAGCTTGGCGCCCTTACCGTCGTGCAAACGACCATCGGCCGCCAGCAGTGGACGAGCTTCAGCGGCATCCTCAGCGGCCCTTCGGGGTCGTCCGGCTCCCTCGAGGACTACTCGCTAGTCGCCTCGCTGTGGGACGAGAACTTCCTCGACGTGGCGCCGCCCTTCACCTGCGTTGGCGGCCGCGAGAATGTGAACGGCGTCGCCACGCGCAAGTGCGGCATAGACGCCCAGACGTTCAACGCCCTGAGCGGCTTCATCGGGCCCTTCCTCGACAGCAGCGAGATCTCGCGGCTTGACCGGTTCTCCTTCGAGATATGGGTAGCCGAAGCCGGTGAGTATCCGGTCCGGATCCGGCTGGAGATGGCCGGTAAGGACGCGTCCAACCGCGACTTCAGCATGCGCATGGACGTGGACATCACGGACGTCAACAGCAGCTCCAACAGGGTGGAGCAGCCGCGCTAGACCCGCAGCCCGCGACGCTGAAGGCAGCGGCCCATCCCGCGCACAGTGCTTTCGCGGAGTGGCCACGGCAGCACTCGGGACCGGCACAGCTTCTTTTGGACACATGGGACGGGCCTCTGCCATAATTTCGCCCACGTATGGCCGGCGCCCTCTCTGACATCCGCGTTCTGGACGTGTCCACGGAGGTCGCGGGACCTTACTGCGCCCGCCTCCTCGGGGACTTCGGCGCGGACGTCATTAAGGTCGAGCCACTGGGAGGCGACCCTGGCCGCCGCCTCGACCCTCTCGTCGACGGCGTGGACGAGCCTGACCGCAGCGCTTTCTTCGCCTTCCTCAATGCCAACAAGCGCGGCATCTGCCTGAACCTCGACACCCTCCAGGGCCAGGCGATGTTCCGCGCCCTTGCCCGGCAGGCGGATATCGTGGTGGAGAGCTTCCCGCCCGGCTATCTGGACGAACGGCGGGTGGGTTACGACCTGCTGGATGCTGCCCGGCCGGGCATCATCCTCACGTCGATCACGCCCTTCGGCCAGACCGGGCCCTGGCGCGACCGCGAGGGCGCGGACATCACCGCATTCGCGCTCTCCGGCTGGGCCGACATCAACGCCAGGGCCGGCGGCCCGCCGCTGAAGGGCTCCGGCCACCAGGCCTCCTTCGTGGCTGCCGTCGCGGCGTTCCTCGGCACGCTCGCCGCCCTCATCCACCGCGACCGCACCGGCGAGGGCGACCATGTCGACGTATCGACGCTGGAGGCGCTGACGGAGATCTTCGGCCCCCGCTTCCTGGCTGCCCAGCACGGGGCAACCGCCGACCGGCCTATGTCCCCCGGGGTGACCGACTTCATGGCCGGCCCCGTCCCTTGCCGCGATGGCTACTTCTCGCTCACCCTGAGCCGCGCCCACTTCTGGCGCGACGCGATGAACGAGCTCGGCCTCTCCGAACTCGCGACCGACGAGCACTTCTGGAGCCGGCAGGCCAACCGCGCCGACCTGGCCCGAAAGGTCGAGCCGGCGATCGCGCAGCGCGGCAAGTATGAACTCTTCGAGCGCCTCTCGACGCTGCGCGTGGTCTCGGGAATGGTGCTGACCACGAAGGAGCTCTATGAAAACCCGCACGTGCGCGACCGCGGCTTCTTCGTGGAAGTGGAGCAGCCGGGCATCGGCAGGGTGGAGATGCCGGGCGCGCCCTTCAAGATGGGCGCCACTCCTGCTTCCTACCGCCGCCCGGCGCCGCGGCTGGGTGAGCACACGGACGAGGTGCTGGCCGAAATGCTGGCGTTGACGGCGGACGACATCGAAGGGCTGCGGCACGCGGGAGACATCGCATGACGCGGGACGCGGTCGCCGACGCCCTTGCCCTCGCGGACAGCCCCTACCCGGTGCCCGGCGCGCACCAGGGCCCGCTGGCAGGCGTGCGCTGCATCGTCCTTACCCAGGCCTGGGCCGGCACGTTTTGCACGGAGCTCCTTGGCCTGCTGGGCGCGGAGGTGGTCCAGATCGAGACGCGCCAGCGCCTCGACTCCTGGCGCGGCGGCAGCTACCGGGCGCAGGTCCCCGCCGGCCTGCGCGATCGTCCGAACGCGCGTCACGGCTGGAACACGAACGCGCTCTACAACTCCGTCAACCTCAACAAGTACTGCCTCACCCTGAACCTCGCCGACCCGCGCGGCCTCGAAATCTTCAAGCGCCTGGTGCCCTTCTCAGACGTCATTGCGGAGAACTTCAGCCCGCGCGTCATGCCCAACTTCGGTCTCGACTACGAATCGCTACGCAAGATCAAGCCGGACGTCATCCTGATCAGCCTCTCCGCTTATGGCGCCACGGGGCCTTACGCGAACATCCCCGGCATCGGCGGCACGATCGAGCCCATGTCCGGCATGTCCTGGCTGCTCGGTTATGAGGACGGTCCGCCGCAGAACTCCGGCCAGATGTACCCTGACCCCGTAGCCGGCTACTACGGCGCCGCCGCTGCCTTGCTCGCGCTGCGCCACCGCGACCGCACTGGCGATGGGCAGTACATCGACCTCTCGATGCAGGAAGCGAACATGACCTTCATCGCCGATGCCCTCATGGAGTACGCGACCAAGGGCGTCGTCCGCGGCCGCATGGGCAACCGACACCTCTCCCTGGCTCCTCACAACATGTACCGCTGCCGCGACGGCCAATGGGTCGCCGTCGCCGTCCGGGGAGAACCCGAGTGGCAGCGCTTCTGCGCGGCGCTGGGGCGCCCAGACTGGGCCACGGACCCACGCTTCGCCGACAACCGGGCACGCAAGGCCAACGAAAGAGCCCTGGACGCCGAGGTCGAGGCCGTGGCCTCGACCCTCGAGGCGGACGAATTCGAGCGCCGGCTGGTCGAGGCAAAAGTCGCCGCTGGCAAGGTGCTCAACGCGGAGGGTGTCCGCCGAAACGAGCAGTTGCGCGCACGCGGCTTCATCGTCGAGCTAGACCACCCCGAGACCGGGCGCCTGGAATACGTTGGCGTGCCCGTCCGCTTCGCTCGCGCGCCCGGGGCGGCCACGCTGCCG
Proteins encoded in this region:
- a CDS encoding CoA transferase — translated: MAGALSDIRVLDVSTEVAGPYCARLLGDFGADVIKVEPLGGDPGRRLDPLVDGVDEPDRSAFFAFLNANKRGICLNLDTLQGQAMFRALARQADIVVESFPPGYLDERRVGYDLLDAARPGIILTSITPFGQTGPWRDREGADITAFALSGWADINARAGGPPLKGSGHQASFVAAVAAFLGTLAALIHRDRTGEGDHVDVSTLEALTEIFGPRFLAAQHGATADRPMSPGVTDFMAGPVPCRDGYFSLTLSRAHFWRDAMNELGLSELATDEHFWSRQANRADLARKVEPAIAQRGKYELFERLSTLRVVSGMVLTTKELYENPHVRDRGFFVEVEQPGIGRVEMPGAPFKMGATPASYRRPAPRLGEHTDEVLAEMLALTADDIEGLRHAGDIA
- a CDS encoding CoA transferase gives rise to the protein MTRDAVADALALADSPYPVPGAHQGPLAGVRCIVLTQAWAGTFCTELLGLLGAEVVQIETRQRLDSWRGGSYRAQVPAGLRDRPNARHGWNTNALYNSVNLNKYCLTLNLADPRGLEIFKRLVPFSDVIAENFSPRVMPNFGLDYESLRKIKPDVILISLSAYGATGPYANIPGIGGTIEPMSGMSWLLGYEDGPPQNSGQMYPDPVAGYYGAAAALLALRHRDRTGDGQYIDLSMQEANMTFIADALMEYATKGVVRGRMGNRHLSLAPHNMYRCRDGQWVAVAVRGEPEWQRFCAALGRPDWATDPRFADNRARKANERALDAEVEAVASTLEADEFERRLVEAKVAAGKVLNAEGVRRNEQLRARGFIVELDHPETGRLEYVGVPVRFARAPGAATLPAPTLGQHSWQVLSTLLGMPRDEYERLVADGVTGSGPPPGAEEE